One segment of Candidatus Spechtbacterales bacterium DNA contains the following:
- a CDS encoding alpha/beta hydrolase translates to MKRCVGVKLTNGEECLVAFSHRKTGKDDEKQTVIMIHGLGSCGNVLDRTLATSLITKAKAEGVGLDVFTLDLPGHGDSDKNLQKFSTDISADALLGFMEAKGLSSAHVYGVSLGGSTAIKFASKHPDKIRSLSVQGPPINGRDWKLLRVLHGPALSPRYLLKLLKLNGFKPFTRLPEEKVLRILRGLNPGTDLGSLRRVCELNKDMEGILIEGIKKLSAVAVMDYACDIMELDLRKELENIALYKIPLMVVDGEKPEHRGVDTMERIAKIVPSARTLQIKGEGHLATVLGHETVAENLLDFIKNGSLQ, encoded by the coding sequence ATGAAAAGGTGCGTGGGGGTAAAGCTCACCAATGGCGAAGAGTGCCTTGTCGCATTTTCCCATAGAAAAACGGGTAAGGACGATGAAAAACAAACAGTAATAATGATTCACGGACTGGGTTCTTGTGGAAACGTTCTGGACAGAACCCTTGCAACTTCGCTTATCACAAAAGCGAAAGCGGAAGGAGTCGGTTTAGATGTGTTCACACTGGACCTGCCCGGACACGGAGACTCGGATAAAAATCTTCAAAAATTCTCTACCGATATATCCGCTGACGCACTACTCGGGTTTATGGAAGCAAAAGGCCTAAGCAGCGCCCATGTTTACGGTGTATCCCTTGGAGGGTCCACCGCCATAAAGTTTGCATCCAAACACCCTGATAAGATTCGTAGCCTTTCTGTGCAGGGACCGCCCATAAACGGGCGCGACTGGAAACTACTCAGAGTATTGCACGGACCCGCCCTCTCCCCCAGATATCTGCTCAAACTTTTAAAGCTGAACGGATTTAAGCCATTTACACGGTTACCGGAAGAGAAAGTATTGCGTATACTACGCGGACTGAACCCGGGAACAGACCTGGGCTCCCTGCGAAGAGTCTGCGAACTCAACAAAGATATGGAGGGTATACTAATAGAAGGCATTAAAAAACTTTCTGCCGTAGCGGTAATGGATTACGCGTGCGATATAATGGAGCTTGATTTAAGAAAGGAGCTTGAAAACATTGCCCTATACAAAATACCTCTTATGGTAGTAGACGGGGAAAAACCCGAACACAGAGGCGTAGATACAATGGAAAGAATAGCGAAGATTGTACCTTCAGCAAGAACACTCCAAATT